A genomic region of Cannabis sativa cultivar Pink pepper isolate KNU-18-1 chromosome 1, ASM2916894v1, whole genome shotgun sequence contains the following coding sequences:
- the LOC115708272 gene encoding uncharacterized protein LOC115708272 yields the protein MALLRNTAVLLNHHNYDGPLPWAVSSSSSCFRVVCVNGSWRNTFPFPIFKSSTKRPPIPNVNSQKHQQPQQEEEDEEYQVLTSIKSNYNDIMILDTAKSRVLLLDSSYNVHSILYKHQKWTNSYWDEFASLPPIIPKGPIAILGLGGGTAAHLMLDLWPELQLEGWEIDQILIDKAREHFALSDLEKHTNAGGILTVHVGDAFSPSVNVSGRYAGVIVDLFSNGEVLAQLQEVTTWSNLNNWLMPGGRIMVNCGGTSAPSENVLWMQNSTIKALSIAFPEQISWKKMGKENGANYLALTGPIPDLESWSTMVPEPLSNSVRQWKSCEGELGLN from the exons ATGGCACTGTTGAGGAATACTGCAGTGCTTCTCAATCACCATAACTATGATGGACCCCTTCCATGGgctgtttcttcttcttcttcttgtttcCGTGTGGTTTGTGTCAATGGGTCATGGCGAAATACATTCCCATTTCCTATCTTCAAGTCTTCCACTAAACGACCTCCCATTCCCAATGTCAACTCACAGAAGCACCAGCAACCacaacaagaggaagaagacgaagaaTATCAAGTACTAACCTCAATTAAAAGCAACTACAACGACATTATGATTTTGGACACTGCAAAATCCAGAGTTCTACTTCTTGATTCTTCTT ATAATGTTCATAGCATTCTTTACAAGCACCAGAAATGGACCAATTCCTACTGG GATGAATTTGCTAGCTTGCCACCTATTATTCCAAAGGGTCCCATTGCCATTCTTGGATTG GGTGGTGGAACTGCTGCTCATTTGATGCTTGATTTGTGGCCTGAATTACAGCTCGAAGGCTGGGAAATCGATCAAATA CTGATTGATAAAGCGAGAGAacattttgcactttctgatcTTGAGAAGCATACAAATGCTGGTGGTATACTTACAGTTCATGTTGGTGATGCCTTTTCTCCCTCAGTTAATGTTTCTGGAAGATATGCTG GTGTTATTGTTGACTTGTTTTCTAATGGAGAAGTTTTGGCACAATTGCAAGAG GTCACAACATGGTCGAATTTAAATAACTGGTTAATGCCAGGAGGTCGTATCATGGTGAATTGTGGTGGGACTAGTGCGCCATCAGAAAATGTCTTGTGGATGCAGAATTCTACAATCAAGGCATTATCTATAGCTTTCCCGGAACAA ATAAGCTGGAAAAAAATGGGAAAAGAAAATGGTGCAAATTATCTTGCCCTTACAGGACCAATACCCGATTTAGAGTCATGGTCCACAATGGTACCAGAGCCTCTGAGCAACAGTGTAAGGCAATGGAAGTCATGTGAAGGAGAATTAGGCCTTAACTAG